In Haloterrigena turkmenica DSM 5511, a single genomic region encodes these proteins:
- the nrfD gene encoding NrfD/PsrC family molybdoenzyme membrane anchor subunit, with protein sequence MSTKLPTEEDILRPINTLTKKYFILYGIASLALLAFLVGWAYQLQKGLIVTGLGDWGSGGGSTWGLYIGAFIWWVGVAHGGIILSAAVRLLGMDRYMPIARLAEMTTIGGLSAAGFYILVHMGRPDRMVTSVLGHYHITVNNSPLVWDVTVITAYFVLSATYLGLTLRYDISRLRDDLPDMFEPVYKLMTLGYTEREDEVIDRMVWWLAAAVIIMAPLLLHGGVIPWLFALLPAMPAWSGGIQGPMFLSIALMSAISGVMIISYSFRRAYDWEHIITDDIFRGLLLWLGFFTLLFLWFQLQSVLNGVFMGPLSSQKAAEAKMAHPAYQVAMTMMFGTLVFIFLQGIRPSLFSKKRALLASGIILTGTLTEKVLFVVEGFLHPTFDIYAATPGTYFPSLIEWLSLAGTAGLVALLFLNLSKLVPVVELHAVEHMRGDHEHGEDDEHATEPEVKA encoded by the coding sequence GTGAGCACGAAACTGCCCACTGAGGAGGACATCCTCCGACCGATCAACACCCTCACGAAGAAATACTTCATCCTGTACGGTATCGCCTCCCTGGCGCTGCTGGCCTTCCTCGTGGGCTGGGCGTACCAGCTCCAGAAGGGGCTGATCGTCACCGGCCTCGGTGACTGGGGCTCGGGCGGCGGTTCGACTTGGGGCCTGTATATCGGCGCGTTCATCTGGTGGGTCGGTGTGGCACACGGCGGGATCATCCTTTCGGCCGCCGTTCGCCTGCTCGGTATGGATCGATACATGCCGATCGCCCGACTCGCGGAGATGACCACGATCGGTGGCCTCTCGGCAGCCGGGTTCTACATTCTGGTCCACATGGGTCGCCCGGACCGGATGGTCACGAGCGTCCTGGGTCACTATCACATCACGGTCAACAACTCGCCGCTGGTGTGGGACGTGACCGTCATTACGGCGTACTTCGTGCTGTCGGCAACGTATCTCGGTCTGACGCTTCGATACGACATTAGCCGTCTGCGCGACGATCTGCCCGACATGTTCGAGCCGGTCTACAAGCTGATGACGCTCGGCTACACCGAGCGTGAAGACGAGGTCATCGACCGGATGGTCTGGTGGCTCGCAGCGGCGGTCATCATCATGGCGCCGCTCCTGCTTCACGGCGGCGTCATTCCGTGGCTGTTCGCGCTGCTCCCGGCGATGCCCGCCTGGTCCGGCGGCATTCAGGGACCGATGTTCCTCAGCATCGCGCTGATGTCGGCGATCAGCGGCGTGATGATCATCTCCTACTCGTTCCGCCGCGCCTACGACTGGGAGCACATCATCACTGACGACATTTTCCGCGGACTGCTCCTGTGGCTGGGCTTCTTCACTCTGCTGTTCCTGTGGTTCCAGCTCCAGTCCGTCCTCAACGGCGTGTTCATGGGGCCGCTTTCGAGCCAGAAAGCGGCCGAGGCGAAGATGGCGCACCCGGCCTATCAGGTCGCGATGACGATGATGTTCGGCACGCTCGTGTTCATCTTCCTGCAGGGAATCCGTCCGTCGCTGTTCAGCAAGAAACGGGCGCTTCTCGCTAGCGGTATCATCCTGACGGGAACGCTGACCGAGAAGGTCCTGTTCGTCGTCGAAGGATTCCTGCATCCGACGTTCGACATCTACGCGGCGACGCCCGGGACGTACTTCCCGAGCCTCATCGAGTGGCTGTCCCTCGCCGGGACGGCCGGTCTGGTCGCGCTGTTGTTCCTCAACCTCTCGAAGCTCGTTCCCGTGGTCGAACTCCACGCCGTCGAACACATGCGCGGCGATCACGAGCACGGCGAGGACGATGAACACGCTACTGAACCGGAGGTGAAGGCCTAA